One Brassica oleracea var. oleracea cultivar TO1000 chromosome C7, BOL, whole genome shotgun sequence genomic window carries:
- the LOC106301627 gene encoding aquaporin PIP2-7-like produces MSKKVSEEGQTHHHGKDYVDPPPAPLLDMAELGKWSFYRALIAEFVATLLFLYVTVATVIGHKKQTGPCDGVGLLGIAWAFGGMIFVLVYCTAGISGGHINPAVTFGLFLARKVSLVRAVGYMIAQCLGAICGVGFVKAFMKTPYNTLGGGANMVADGYSNGTALGAEIIGTFVLVYTVFSATDPKRSARDSHIPVLAPLPIGFAVFMVHLATIPITGTGINPARSFGAAVIYNNEKAWDDHWIFWVGPFVGALAAAAYHQYILRAAAVKALASFRSNATN; encoded by the exons ATGTCTAAAAAAGTGAGCGAAGAGGGACAAACCCACCACCATGGCAAAGACTACGTTGATCCTCCACCAGCTCCGCTTCTCGACATGGCAGAGCTCGGGAAGTGGTCTTTCTACAGAGCTCTCATCGCCGAGTTCGTCGCCACGCTCCTCTTCCTCTACGTCACCGTAGCCACCGTCATTGGTCACAAGAAACAAACCGGTCCTTGCGACGGCGTTGGTTTGCTCGGAATCGCTTGGGCTTTCGGTGGTATGATCTTCGTCCTCGTTTACTGCACCGCGGGAATCTCTG GTGGTCACATTAACCCAGCTGTGACTTTTGGTCTGTTCTTGGCGCGTAAGGTCTCTTTGGTGAGAGCTGTTGGTTACATGATAGCTCAGTGTCTTGGAGCTATTTGTGGTGTGGGTTTCGTGAAAGCTTTCATGAAGACTCCTTACAACACTCTCGGAGGCGGAGCTAACATGGTAGCCGACGGTTACAGTAACGGGACTGCTCTTGGAGCTGAGATCATCGGAACTTTCGTCCTTGTTTACACGGTTTTCTCTGCTACTGACCCAAAGAGGAGCGCTCGTGACTCTCACATCCCT GTCTTGGCTCCACTTCCAATTGGATTCGCTGTGTTCATGGTACATTTGGCTACTATCCCCATTACTGGAACTGGCATTAACCCAGCCAGAAGCTTTGGTGCTGCTGTTATCTACAACAACGAGAAGGCTTGGGATGACCAT TGGATCTTCTGGGTTGGTCCATTCGTGGGAGCACTAGCAGCAGCAGCATACCATCAATACATTTTGAGAGCTGCAGCAGTTAAGGCATTGGCCTCATTCAGAAGCAATGCAACCAACTGA